DNA from Chitinophaga pendula:
ACTCAAAGCCGATGGCCTGGCTGCCGGTAAAGGGGTGGTGATCCTAAGCGACCATGAAGCTGCTGTAGCGGAGTTCACCCAGATGATCAAAGAAGCCAAATTCGGCGATGCCAGCCGTAAAGTGGTGATAGAGCAGTTCCTGACAGGTATCGAACTATCCGTATTTGTGATCACCGACGGCAAAAACTACCAGATATTACCCACCGCAAAAGACTATAAAAGGATAGGAGAAGGCGATACCGGCCTAAACACCGGCGGTATGGGTGCCGTATCCCCCGTACCCTTTGCCGACCAGCAGTTCATGTCGCTGGTAGAGCAGCAGGTGATCAAACCTACCGTAGATGGCCTGGCAGCAGAAAAGATCGCCTATAAAGGATTTATCTTCTTCGGCCTGATCAATGTAGACGGCGCACCGTTTGTCATCGAATACAACTGCCGTATGGGCGATCCCGAGACAGAAGTGGTGATGCCAAGACTGCAAAACGACCTGGTGGAACTCTTCCAGGCAGTAGAACAAGGAAAGCTGGCAGAAGTGCAGATAGTAGAAGATCCCCGTGCAGCCGTAACCATCATGCTGGTATCCCAGGGATATCCGGAAGCCTACGAGAAAGGAAAAGAGATCAGCAATATACCGGCGCCCACTCGCGACCAGATCGTGTTCCACGCCGGCACAAAAGCCAACGGAGCAGCTATCCTGACCAATGGAGGCAGGGTGCTGGCTATCACATCTCTGGCAGAGAGTTTGCAGGTAGCGCTGTCACATAGCCGCCAAACCGCCGAAACGATCACATTCGATGGTAAACAGTACCGTCGCGATATCGGCTATGAGTTTCAATGATACACCGGGTTACACCGCATGTGAGCAAGACACTTATCAGGCAAATTTGTGAAGGTAGACAATTAAATCAGGTGTTCAGCGTTTTGCCAGACAGAGTGATCTGTACAGGGTAAATACCCATCCGAAACAATAAACAAGATTTTTTAATATTTAAGTATGTAATTGCGGGGTCATCCGGTTTTTGCATCGTATATTCGTTGGAAATATTCATTTTTGCATCATAATATTTGACCGTATCAACAATGGGATTTTTTAATTTTTTAACGCAGGAGATAGCGATAGACTTAGGGACAGCAAATACGCTGATCATACACAATGACCAGGTGGTGGTGGATGAGCCTTCCATTGTGGCCATAGAGCGTGCAAGCGGTAAAATAGTGGCCGTCGGTAAGAAGGCCATGATGATGCATGAAAAGACGCATGAATACCTGCGCACCATCCGCCCATTGAAAGATGGCGTGATCGCAGACTTCAATGCGGCTGAAGGGATGCTGAGAGAGCTGATTAAAATGGTGTATCCTAAAAAGCCTCTTTTCGCACCCAGCTGGCGGATGGTGATATGTATCCCTTCCAGCATCACAGAAGTAGAAAAAAGAGCCGTGCGTGACTCAGCAGAGCAGGCCGGCGCCAAAGAGGTATACCTCATACATGAACCCATGGCTGCGGCCCTCGGTATAGGCATCGATGTAGAAGAGCCTGTAGGTAACATGATCATCGACATCGGTGGCGGTACTACCGGTATCTCCGTAATCGCCCTGGCAGGTATCGTCTGCGACCAGAGCATCCGTATCGCCGGTGATGAATTCACCGCCGATATCATGGAAGCCCTCCGCCGATACCATAGCTTACTGATCGGTGAGCGTACCGCCGAACAGATCAAGATCCAGATCGGCTCTGCCCTCAAAGAACTGGATAACCCACCAGATGACGTACCCGTAAATGGTCGTGACCTGGTAACCGGTATCCCCAAACAGATCATGGTATCTTACCAGGAGATCGCCGAGGCACTGGATAAGTCCATCTTTAAGATAGAAGAAGCCATCCTGAAAGCGCTGGAAACAACGCCGCCCGAGCTGGCTGCAGATATCTACCGCAGAGGCCTCTACCTGACCGGTGGTGGTGCCCTGCTCCGTGGCCTGGACAAACGCCTGGCCCAAAAGATCAAACTGCCCGTGCATGTTGCAGACGATCCGCTGCGCGCAGTGGTGAGAGGCACCGGCATCGCGTTGAGACACGTAGGGAAGTATCCTTTCCTGATGCAATAATATTTGAAAATCCACCCCCCCCGGTATACAGGCGCCAGCGCAGGTATACCGGGACATGGAATCTCCAAATTAAGATCTAACAGGTGCGTAATCTCATCATCTTCTTACGGCGGTATTTTAACTTCTTTCTGTTCCTCATACTGGAAGTGATCTGCCTCGTACTGGTATTCAGTAATAACAACTTCCAGCATACCGCCTACCTCAATTCTGCCAACGCTATCAGTGGAAAAATGTATGACCGCTACAACGACGTACAATACTACTTCCACCTCAAAGCCACCAACGACAGCCTGGTATCCGAAAATACCCGCCTGCACAACCTACTGCGTACCAGCTTCGATAGTGCCGTCAATAACAACATCGCCAAGACCGATACTATCAGAAAATTCAGCGACGATACCTTACACAAAGTAGTCGGCACAGAACTACGCCGTTACCTCTACCGCGAAGCAAAGGTCATCAACAACTCTGTTAATAAGCCCATGAACTATATCACCATCCACCGCGGTAGCCTGGATGGTATCCGCCCTAATATGGGCGTAATAGGCCCCAGCGGTGTAGTAGGCGTCGTACGGAGCGTAAGCGATCACTATGCTGTGATCCTGTCGCTGCTGTCCCGCTCTTCTACCTTTGGATTCAGCGCCCGCCTGAGCCGCTCCCGCGAAATGGGGACCGTACACTGGGATGGCGAAAATCCCGGATATGCCGTCATGAAAGATGTGCCCAAAAGCGTAAAACTGACCAAGGGAGACACCGTCACCACCAGTGGCTACTCCGCCCTCTTCCCCGAAAATATTCATATCGGATACGTAGAGAGCTTCAGCCTGGCCGACAAATCCAGCACAGCATACACCATCCGTATCAAGCTGGCGACCAACTTTTACAACCTGCAATACGTTTACGTGATAGATAACTTGCTGAAAGAAGAACAGCAACGATTGGAAGACTCAACATACCGGCTGACCAAATGAGTATACTGTTAAGAAATATTATCCGTTTCGCACTTTTATTGCTGCTACAGGTATTTGTGCTCAACAAAATACTGGTACACCAGCTGGTAAGTCCGTACCTGTACGTACTGTTCATCATCGCATTA
Protein-coding regions in this window:
- the purD gene encoding phosphoribosylamine--glycine ligase, with protein sequence MKILLLGSGGREHALAWKMSQSPLCTHLFIAPGNAGTAQYGQNLDFGVSAFSQIKDCCLSEQIDLVVPGSEESLVNGIYDFFQSDAALAHIPVMGPSEYGARLEGSKAFAKQFMERHNIPTAAYREFDETTYEDGVAYLRQHSLPIVLKADGLAAGKGVVILSDHEAAVAEFTQMIKEAKFGDASRKVVIEQFLTGIELSVFVITDGKNYQILPTAKDYKRIGEGDTGLNTGGMGAVSPVPFADQQFMSLVEQQVIKPTVDGLAAEKIAYKGFIFFGLINVDGAPFVIEYNCRMGDPETEVVMPRLQNDLVELFQAVEQGKLAEVQIVEDPRAAVTIMLVSQGYPEAYEKGKEISNIPAPTRDQIVFHAGTKANGAAILTNGGRVLAITSLAESLQVALSHSRQTAETITFDGKQYRRDIGYEFQ
- the mreC gene encoding rod shape-determining protein MreC yields the protein MRNLIIFLRRYFNFFLFLILEVICLVLVFSNNNFQHTAYLNSANAISGKMYDRYNDVQYYFHLKATNDSLVSENTRLHNLLRTSFDSAVNNNIAKTDTIRKFSDDTLHKVVGTELRRYLYREAKVINNSVNKPMNYITIHRGSLDGIRPNMGVIGPSGVVGVVRSVSDHYAVILSLLSRSSTFGFSARLSRSREMGTVHWDGENPGYAVMKDVPKSVKLTKGDTVTTSGYSALFPENIHIGYVESFSLADKSSTAYTIRIKLATNFYNLQYVYVIDNLLKEEQQRLEDSTYRLTK
- a CDS encoding rod shape-determining protein, with the protein product MGFFNFLTQEIAIDLGTANTLIIHNDQVVVDEPSIVAIERASGKIVAVGKKAMMMHEKTHEYLRTIRPLKDGVIADFNAAEGMLRELIKMVYPKKPLFAPSWRMVICIPSSITEVEKRAVRDSAEQAGAKEVYLIHEPMAAALGIGIDVEEPVGNMIIDIGGGTTGISVIALAGIVCDQSIRIAGDEFTADIMEALRRYHSLLIGERTAEQIKIQIGSALKELDNPPDDVPVNGRDLVTGIPKQIMVSYQEIAEALDKSIFKIEEAILKALETTPPELAADIYRRGLYLTGGGALLRGLDKRLAQKIKLPVHVADDPLRAVVRGTGIALRHVGKYPFLMQ